TTTCAAGCTCAGCTTTGTAAGTAGTCACTATACCCGCATGTTTTAACTTTGTGAGAgcttccattggatcatcataagGAGATTAACCAAATTTGACCTGAACTGCTTGCACAAATTCTTCCCAAGTATGGAAAACTCCTACTTCACTAATATCTTGGAACCATATCAAAGCATCGTCATCCATAtgaaataattctataaatattctTTGACCTGGAGGTACTTGATGATACAAGAAATACTGGTTTGTTTTGTATAACCAACCTGAAGGATTCTTGCCACCAAATCTTGGAAATTCCAACTTAATTCCCTTAGTAAATCCTTTGTCAAAGGTTTCCCTTTGGTGTATCTCACTAACAACTTCATTGACATCACCATTCCTCACAAAAGCATGATTTTCAATGCCATTTCTTCCTGCATGTCCCACCACCTCATTACCCATTGAACCACTGGTTGAAATTCTGGAAATTTGTTGCaacaaatcattaaatcttttgtcttattttctttgtttgcaCGAGTAGTCTCCTACTGTTGTCTTAAGATGGCAATTGTATCTTTAATATGCTTCTGTTGTCTTTCTTGTTGTTGTCGCAAATGATTCAAATAATCGGTTAACTGCGTATTGGACCGAGTACCCTCCGCCATGATAACTAATACCAAATGTAAGGGGCCCTCTTCAAGTGACTGAATTCAAGATAGCAAATCTCCAAAAAacaagaattagagagagaaagagagagaaagtgagagagagaaaatagctTGAATGAACTTCGAGatcattttctctcatttccttccTCATTTGATAACTGAATTCCTTATAGACCATACGATGTCGCATAAGTGTTTAGCATATATGAACGACATTGTTTCGCTTACATAAATCACATACTAAATGACAATGTTCCACTTATTACACAAAAATATCATACCAAATGACATCGTTTAGGGCTAAACAACATTATATTCTTCACAAAGGCTTAATgaatttctataattttttcccTTCATTGTTGTCCTACTGCTCACCTTCAACATTCTCAACTCCATAATTGATCTATGACAGACATACTCtaggactgcaaatatcatttgtAGTTTATTATTACTCGACGTTAAAAGAATGACAGAAGAAATGACCTCGGTCGGTCtgtaagagcattcacatttgGTTGAGTATACCATCTCTATCtcaaaatttaggaaaattttttaatttttttacaaaaatcctattggggtgtatgtggagactggtttgtAAGCAGAAAATTAAGAAACGGAGAATTCGCTCGATGTTGCTCGACATGGTGCTAAAGTGAAACTCAAGTTCACTTGAGGTGTGCTCGACAGTGAGCTCGAGTGGGACACAAATCCTAATGTTCGTTCAAGCCACGCTCGACAccccgctcgagccaatgtacATTGAATGTTTGTTCAAAATGCGTTCGACATACCTCTAGAGCGAAGAATGTATTTTTTGCCAAATTGAGATTTCCAGCGCCGTTtactataaatatgttatgtttgacttgttttgtatgactttcaatatattttgaaatagaACAATTATCAAGTGAGTGCATAAtatgtgagagagcaaaaagtcataaagagtgtgagttgagattgagtgattgtaatctcatctggttaataagatttttgcagTTCTGTAGACGTAGACAATTTGCCGAACCATgtatattgtgtgtcgtgtGCTTGATCGtgtttgcttttactttatctTATCATCATTGGTTTGTGTGTTTTTGCACAACAAACCCATCTACATCCGATCGACTATTAGAGGGGAAAGTTTTGCGATTTGAACAATAGCTCCCTAAATACGGAGAGTTACTGTTCatccataaataattttttgtaaatattttattctaaccaataaaataaattcttctttcAATCATATACATCTTCTCTCATGTTCATATGTGTgatagttgaaatttgaaaaaaaatctcactattGAGATTATCCAATTTTATtgactatttataaaaatatgatttttttaaatattattgttacgaAAGTACtggttttgaaaatattatcgTCTTAAGAGATAAGgtacttaaaaaaattcaatacagatgaaaaattgaaaacatgggtacaacaaataattaactaatcatgaaaatgttaaaaaaaaggtaaaaactTTTCTCACTCTTTTcctaaaagacaaaaaatagtaGTTAAAGATGTACATAGaaatgattagaaaaataataataaaaaaatattttaatgaaatagagaaaaaattgaaattgagacttatgaggttttgaaaagataaataaaattttaaaaaaataatttttagctaaaattttgaaaaaataatttgttcagACAAGTGAGAAAACAACTGTCTGCAacctaatataatattataacgtGAGGGTTATGGTTTCACTTCAGACTCAGTTCTACCGGTGAAGATTGAAAATTTTGCTTTCACTCAGCCAAAGAAGATATTTGCCGCTGAAGAATAGGTGAGTTTCTTTTCTCACTACCTGAATTTCAAAAcccatgttttattttctctgcaAAACCATACGAAATGGGAGATACGCTAATGCAACTCCCCTACCAATACACAAACTGGGTTTTCTGCGGCCCCCATCTTTATCTTTGAAATACATCTCAAGCACTCCCGATCAACAACCTTTCGCAGTCTCATACCTCATAAACGCACTTGGATTGTCCCCAGAAGTTGCTGTATCAGCTTCCAGATATGTTAGCTTCGAAACCCCAGAGAAAGCAGACTCCGTGATTAACTTTTTCAAGAGCCTTGCATTCTCTGAAACCCAGATCTCGAACCTTGTCAGAAGACTCCCCACGGTGCTTTTGTCTGATACTAATAAAACCCTTTTTCCCAAAATTGAATTCTTTGCCTCTAAAGGCATTTCAAGACTTGACCTTGCCAAAATGTTATCTGGGTGCCCTGCTCTTCTTAAAAgaagcttagaaaaaaaaattatcccgTCCTTTGATTTCTTTAAAGATTTGCTTCAGTCTGAGGACAAGACCGTTCAAGCAATAAAACGATCTCCGGGTATACTTGTATTTGATCTTGAAACTTGTGTGGCTCCTAATATCAATACACTGAGAGAGAACGGAGTGCCTGAATGTCATATTCTTACTCTACTTAAATACCAGCCTAGATCTCTCATGGTCAATCCAGTTCGGTTTAGAGAGATTATAAAGGAAGTAAATGAAATAGGATTCAATCCTTTGAGGTTGAAATTTTCTCTTGCGGTATTTGCTTTCCGAGCAATGACCAAATCAACATGGGAAAGCAAGGTTGATGCTTACAAGAAATGGGGTTGGTCTGAGGATGAGGTTTTTGTGGCATTTAAAAGACATCCATGGTGCATGATGGCTTCTAAAGATAAGATTATGGGGGTAATGGATTTTTTTGTCAACAAGATGAGTTTGGAGCCTTCGGTTGTTTTCAAACGCCCGTCACTTGTTTCTCTTAGCTTGGAAAAGCGATTGATTCCTAGGGGTTTGGTTGTTCAAGTTTTGTTCGCCAAAGGTTTTGTGAAGAAGGATATTAGCATGTCTTCATTGTTTGAATGCCCTGATGAGACGTTTCTGAGGAAGTTTGTCATGCCTCACAAGGAGGAAGCTTCTGAACTCTTGAAGCTATACAGAGAGGGCATCAGATCTTTGGAGATGAAAAGATAATAGAGGGCGTACAAGGCAGTTAATGGGTTGAAATAATTGTAGATGGCTTCATCATAATGACACCTTGTTGAATTTACTCAATCCACTTTGATTCGTTGCTCTTGAAGCTGTGCTTTGTGATGGATTCTTTCTTTATATGCTGGCATACCTCCACTACTAGTTTCATTGGGAACTTTTGCTAAATGCGAATAACCTGTGGAAATTTTGGCActtcaattatattttctttgatcCTGTTGCATTACAAAGGCATCTAGCTCcctgaaaaatgctatttttatGCGATTGTGTATTGCTCAATAATGTTGTGGTGCTGGTTCAATTTCGTTATGCTCTATGGTGTGCATTGAGATATACTGCCCAACgacatttttttgttaatttcccACGCATTCTGTTTGACCTTTTGGTgcaaaatttttcattattttcaggGTTGTACtagttttcaattatttatttattttttcaattcacCGAACCATAGCATGATGTTTATCCAGAATGCCTTTGCTTGTTCAGATGGTTACAGTAAAGAGCAGAATAGAGCAGATGAACTTTTATTTTACAGAGGGAAAAATTGCAGAAAAACACTTTCACTGCGAAGGGTAGGAGAATGACTATGGGGGATTTGTTTGAGAATTTATTGAATTGGTCAGCTgttattttgggttttaaaatatttaaaatacagaAGGTTTGTACTTGTCAATTCAGTGtttataattagtttatatGTGTTGTAGAGAAATTAAAACTCCATTGTGAATGATAGACAAACTGGATAAAAAGTTTAAACAGGTTCAAAATTGCTCATTGAGAATTATAGTTGATCTTGTTTTGAACCAAATCTATTGCTTATTGCTTTTCCAAACGTCCtacgcttcttctttcattAAAATTAGAGAAGAGAGTCATCCCAAGGGCTCGGTTTTGTATAAAAGTTCCGATATGAAAAGCTTTATTTAAGAGGTATTTCAGAGGGTGCTATTGGATTCGAAGAAGCTTATTATCCTTTTGTTTACCTCTGAGCACCATTGTGTACTGGGTGATTGAGAGCAGACATGCTAGAGTCCTTGGTGATGAAGATTAATGGTGGGAAGTTAGTACTCATTAAGCATGCTTTGTCTAATATGCCTATCTATTTACTGTTGATTCTGAATATCTCAAGAAAGATCACGTAGGAAGTATTAGTTGCTGTTAATTCTGAATATCCCTAGAAAGGTCATGCTGGAAGTATCCAAGTTTTTTTCTGACTTATTCTGAGGAGATGCTCATGGGaaggttaaaaaaagaaaaagtggatttCTTGGGAAAAGATATGCAAATCAGTAGAGGAAGGGGGTTTGGGGATTGAGGATTTGAGTGAAGTGAAAAGGCTCTTCATATGAAGTTGCATGAAAGGTTCTGCATGACTCTTCTCTGTGAGCTGAGTGTTTTAGAGCCAAGCACTTGATGGTCTCTCGCCCTTTTCTCATGTATTCTTCTTGGTTTGATTCTAGTTTTTGGAGATCCTTTTCTGGTCTGATTAAAGAGGTTTTGAGAGGTACAATGTGGAGGATAATTAGACCCGACGATTTAGTTATTGAGATGTGGAATTCGACTGATTGGAATTCTCAACTGTACAAGTGTTAGTTGGGGAGGCATTGGCTGCTCAATTGATATCTAAACATGTGAAAATAACTTGTGGAAAATAGATACCAATCTGGACTGCTGCTAAGATGGCTCCTTTTCAACAAGGTTTTCTTGGCAGCTGGTGAGAAGTGATTGAGAGACTTTTATACATGGGTGTGGTTCAGATCCTCTCTAAAAATTTCTACCTTCATTTGGATAAGTTTCTTCAAATGAAAGTAGAAATTTTTGAGGATCCTGAAATATTCTCTTCTTCCTGCAGGATTGCATGAAATGCTACGAGGAAGCTACTTAGAGATTATTGACTTGGCTGCAACTATTCTAAATGGTGATACAAAATATAATCCCCAAGAGTTTGGCATGTTGGATTTTTAACATTCCCACATTTAGAATCTAAATGTGTCAATAACATTCCCACGTTTGCTAAAGCGTATATAAAACCAAATTATGCAATGGGTTTTCTCACATGCCTAAAATGTAAAGGATTCATCAACAGGATGTTGGGCGGTTCCACATTCTGAAGGGTGTTTGCGTGCAACGATTTTTGTATCAAAGGCTTAAAATGGGCTAACGTGTTCTTCTTCACAGGATTATCTGATGGCTAGGTTACATCCTTGAGAGATCTAAGCCACCTGACACCTCTGCCCTCGAATGATCTTTTTGCTGGCTCGAAGTAAACTGTCGAATCTATAGCCAAGGAGATGATAATCCTCTCCAAACCAACATCTTACGACAGAAGCAGGTCAGTCATCAAAACAGCCCTTGCACCTGCAAACTATTGGTCAGCCTTGTTATGAACATCATGTGGGCATTAATGTTGCAACTCTGAAATTTTGCTCTGCTCGAACATCATAGCCCAATTTGACTTGGCTCATTTGCAGTCGTAACTGACCTAAGTTGCATCACATGATCATGCATTTAAGCAGCTCCTGCTACCTTGCTGAGAAGGCTACTGAATTTTCACTCAAAAAGAATGAGGTACCTCGACCTTCCAACATGGCACTTCCACgcgaaataaagaaaaacatggaTGAGACAAGTTGAACTAACAAGGCTATTTAGCACATATATAACTTAACCCCAACTACTCATATTCGACCACAGCATCATACGCCTCCACATTTAACGAACTCTCTGCAAAACATCTGAACAGAAATTGTTTGTTACTAATAACAGTCACAACTAGCAACAAAATAAGACAAATAATTTTCTGCTCCacctttataaaatataaagaaaaaagtcCTGCAAACatgataaaaagaataaaatattgctgCTCAGCGGCAAACTTGAATGCTACCGATAAAAAGATGGTGTTGTTGTTTGTCTAAACACTACATTTTAGACTGCTAGACACTTAACTCGTGTGCTTCTTCAAAATCTGGGTTTTCTAAATGAATGAAGTTTTGAAGgctaacttatcaaaaaaaaaagttttggagGCTATTAATTGTATTTCGATTAATTACCTTAATTCATGCAAAAACATATTCGTTCTGTCTTGCAAGAAAGGACGCAAAGGTGCCATGAGGTTATCTTCACCATCAAGCTGTTCGGAATTggcattatttttcttttcaaggcTAGCTATGAAAAGTGAGGTGGCTACATGAACAATAACAGATGGATCTGGGTCCCCGAGGATAGCCTGCAGCTCCCTCCAAATCCATGGCTCTATtctctgtattattttttgtctcGCAACAATATTTCCCAAGAAATTCTGAAATTTCGGAGATGGCAAAAGAATCAGATCCAGCTAAACTCAATCCATTGTTGTTGGATTCAAACAcaactttgttaaaaaaataaagttttgaacCATGAAGAGTCAGATCCTCTGGATAAAAAATGCATTACACTTCAACCTTTCGAGAGGTAAAAAGAATTATGGAGCAGCAGATGCAAGAAATAACTTTGaccaagtacacaaggagtctttcaaatcaaacgtaagaGACAGTACAGAAACCAGCAATCTTCGATAAGAGATTATAACAAGTTATCATACCTGCTCAATACAGTTTCTGGGAGATAAAGGAATAGCTCGCAAGCCTAGGCCATACATGCTGCACAATATCATAATCCAAACTCCATAATTAGAAAAACCATAGGACATATCAGGCCAATGCCACCGACAAGTacgaaaacaataaaaattagagCCCATTGCTTATTGAGAAATTCTTGGTCTGCACATGAATCTTACAAAAGAAGTTTACAAACCAAGCttctgcatgcatgtatgtttgTATCTGCATTATGATTATAAAAGTACCTGGCACGCCATTGAAGTTTTCTTTCAGCAATAACATCAGGCGGCACAGATCCTGGCCGTCCAAACGATCGCTGCCATGGTAGCGGCCTTGTCCGACGGCTAACAGTATATAATTCGTCTCTTGTTCTTCGAACTATCCTGTATAAATTTTCAATAGTGCAATATACAAACGATGAGAATAATAAACTCGATTCAAAACAAGATAAGGCAAAAGAAACAAAGCCAACCGTCAGTTTCTTTCCATTTCATTACCCTTCCCCGgcagccaaaagaaaaaaaaaatatataaaatcttctCTTAGAGAATTCATGATCTCCTTAAACCAAAAGTTGAGAATACAGAGAATAACCACTCGAATGAAACTGATTCACAGATGAAAAGTCATAAGACAAGTTTTTTCTGTTATATTccgtttttcttttctctctctctctcttcccaaaAGGTAAAATTTCTTTCCACTTTTCCTACACTTCTCTGCAACCAAacatatatctaaatatatatctaaaagtCTAACCTTCGAGAATCAATTCGTCGGCTCAACTCAACTTCAACGTCGACGTTTCTTGTACGATTATTCAAAGCAGATAATCTCTCCTTGCAGAAAGTTCGAGAAGAAAGGTTTATTTTGCAGAACCAGGAATCGAAGTCGGCGTTACACAGGGGGCATCTTCTTCTCAAGTTGCTCCATTTACGAATGCATTCCACGCAGTAGGCGTGCGTGCACACCGTGAGCACCGCCACTCCGCGAAATTCAAGATCTTTGAGGCAGATCGGACAAGATTTACCCCGAATTGCAGGCCAAATTACCTCCGAGACGAACTTCTCGCGCTTCATTCTCGGCGATGATTCTCGAGAAGACGATCTGAATCCCTGATTTCACAGACgcagagaaagagaggggcCTTGATAGCCCAATTATATATGTGGGCCTTTTGGGCCGAAGAGTTCAAACGGGCTCAAGTGTACATGATGGGCTGGGTCAGCCAATCTAAATATTGAGTTTCAAATTCTGAAATAAAGAGAGGATCCAttagtgagttgaaataagaCGAgacaagatgagataaaagttgaaaattgaataaaatattattataatattatttttattttaaattttgaaaaaattgacttgtttattgtattttgtatgaaagtttgtgaaaatttaatgattaaataagatgaaataagttttgaatccaaatctaCCAGAGGTCAACGAGAGTATGAATTCATCATAGACACAGGGTTTGTTTGGGTGAAGGGGGGCAAATTTGGACTCCTAGTACGTCGTAAATACCACATATTACCAATATTTTGTGGTGAACAAAAAGGAAGAGGCTAAGTCAAGTTTCCATAAAACGGTCCATATATATGGCGCAGTTGCCCCACCTTTATCACTCATAGCAGTGTCATCCGATGACGAGCCTTGTGACTTTCCCAGTAAAATGGGAACGAAGGCTTCAGCAGGCCCATCGAAGACTAGGAGCAtaaagaagaagacaaagaaatTGGTTAACCGCGTAGCCTACCTTGGGTTGCCAATCCGCCCCCCATCCAGGGCAAAGGTGGTCCCATTTGCCCCTTATAATCTCTTTTTGGGCCATTTTGAgcctagatttaaaaaaataaaagtcttaaaaaaagaaaaattataggttaaaatttacatataacataaaattaaatattacaataatgaaaattaatataaaaatattactaattGTCAAATGGTTGAAATcaataatattacaatattagAAATTGCAGCTAGCAATTTGACAAACAAGATGACTTTGGGTCTGGAGATTGGAATTTGGGGGTGGTGGGCAAGTGAGACTGTGAGAttataaaatctgaaacattaaTAGGagaacaaattagaattataaacaatataataatatatacatatgtaaaaaaagttaaaaatataaagctACAAGTACAAACCAAGTGAGACTATCAAGGATTGCAGATTagatcattaaaaatttggGATTAGGGTTGAAACTTGGGCAAGTGAGGGTGTGAGACTACACCAATATATTATAagcaaaagtaatattatagtaatatcaAATGTAAGATCGATTACCATATGCAAGTTATGATCCACTCGTCTCCTTCTACACAAAG
This window of the Juglans regia cultivar Chandler chromosome 12, Walnut 2.0, whole genome shotgun sequence genome carries:
- the LOC109005961 gene encoding E3 ubiquitin-protein ligase Topors, translating into MKREKFVSEVIWPAIRGKSCPICLKDLEFRGVAVLTVCTHAYCVECIRKWSNLRRRCPLCNADFDSWFCKINLSSRTFCKERLSALNNRTRNVDVEVELSRRIDSRRIVRRTRDELYTVSRRTRPLPWQRSFGRPGSVPPDVIAERKLQWRASMYGLGLRAIPLSPRNCIEQNFLGNIVARQKIIQRIEPWIWRELQAILGDPDPSVIVHVATSLFIASLEKKNNANSEQLDGEDNLMAPLRPFLQDRTNMFLHELRCFAESSLNVEAYDAVVEYE
- the LOC109005960 gene encoding uncharacterized protein LOC109005960, which codes for MFYFLCKTIRNGRYANATPLPIHKLGFLRPPSLSLKYISSTPDQQPFAVSYLINALGLSPEVAVSASRYVSFETPEKADSVINFFKSLAFSETQISNLVRRLPTVLLSDTNKTLFPKIEFFASKGISRLDLAKMLSGCPALLKRSLEKKIIPSFDFFKDLLQSEDKTVQAIKRSPGILVFDLETCVAPNINTLRENGVPECHILTLLKYQPRSLMVNPVRFREIIKEVNEIGFNPLRLKFSLAVFAFRAMTKSTWESKVDAYKKWGWSEDEVFVAFKRHPWCMMASKDKIMGVMDFFVNKMSLEPSVVFKRPSLVSLSLEKRLIPRGLVVQVLFAKGFVKKDISMSSLFECPDETFLRKFVMPHKEEASELLKLYREGIRSLEMKR